ATATTTACCCGGCATGCATGCATGACTATTGTAAAGAAGGCTAGGTGTACGTAAGAACAAAATTAATCCTTACACTTAATTTTAAGAATGGTACTGATAGAGAGGATTTGACCACGGTTGTTTTGTCTGaaagtttgaactttgaattagTTTTTTTGAATGTTGAATCAACCTTCAAACAGTGTGTATCTTCGTTGAAAGCTCCCTTCTAGCTGAAGAATGTCCTGATAAACTTGTTGCAGATTAATAACTCCTACTATTCTTTTTTACCAAATCCAACTAATCGCACTATTCCATTGTATCTTACATTTCGGTCtctcatatttttataatatatatcttCTTTTGGCCTTcccaaaaaaattgaattcgTGATATAACAGTAACCATCAAAGTTACGCTTCtaaaaagataatatttatgttataaCTAACATGTTGTCGAATTGCTTGGAAGCCGAGGTTGTTCAACAGTAGTATCTTCAAGACGGCGAATGATGAATGATGAATGATGAATGATGAATGATGAATGATGAATGATGTGTCACGTTACAGAAAataatgagaaagaaaagaaaaacattattaTATTGATGCCTTGCGTTGAAAAGAGAAACATTATATTGAGGAAGGAGCGATGTGACGAACACGGTACGATGACGGAGGACCAACAGTAGGCAATGAGCGGAACAACATTGAACGCGATCGAGTGTGAATTTGAACTTCGTACTCGGCCGCCAAATGAGTCTCACattaagaaggaaaattattcataaacacCTAAAATGCTATCTACCaaataagaaaacaagaaaaatataaatataacaaatgatatgatgtgaaaaaaaaaattagaagaaaataataataagtgttGATAGGATTGGTGGAACAAGCAATTACGTACTAAATCTcttaactaaaatttgaatttttaacttaaatattaaaataaaataaaaaatatcattttatctcAAAATTGTTGATCAGATGATAAAAGAattagaagaataaaataaagaatctgAAATACTTTCtagttaaataaaacaaatgaggTGTTTAGATATTATTactcaaaacataaaaacattttttatcaataagtattaaagataaaattccaaaatttataataattcatacttATTTCTTATGTGTTCTTAAATTGGAAAGAAATAGGAAAAAAGTCTAATCATATGATGTCTTCTAACGTCACAGTGACTCGCGTCACTAGTGCCGTCACTAGTGAGTGAAGTGCCAGTGTCAAcagtaataatataatatgagtTACTATAAATACATAACTCACAAAAACCATCTTCTCAAAAAACCCTAGTTCCGATCTTAATCATATCTAAAAATGGGTCAACAACAACAGGGAAGTCAACCTTCTCCAACCAAAGTCGAAAGAAAGATTGTAGAGAAAAACAGGAGAAGCCAGATGAAGAACCTCTATTCCGAACTCAACTCTCTTCTCCCTACCCGTAATCCCAAGGTCtgctctctttctctccctccatATATATACATCTCATGCATGGAAGGAAATCAtgcataactttttttctctctctcttttgtgtGTCTGAAAATGATGTGTATATATAAAGAGACAATTGAATTTATATAAACACAGTTTAAAACTACAAGTCAGTGAGTCACAATTGAAGTGATGATGTGAAAATTTGTGGACAAATTAATTAACGTGGGTGTAAATTAACTACTTGAGATGGAGCCATAAGACCTAAAACCTAAAACCTAAAAAGTTATCTTGATAACGGattgcaatttaaaaccatgaatATATGTTGAAAAGatgcaatttttttgtttaattcagGAAGCGATGTCACTGCCTGATCAAATAGATGAAGCAATCAACTATATCAAAAGCCTAGAGACAAAAGTGAAGCTGGAGcaggagaagaaagaaaggttAAAGGAAAGGAAGAGAACTCGTGGTGGCTGTTCGAGTTCTTCTGAAGCACAAGGAAGCCTGAAATCGCCAAATATCCAGATTCACGAAACGGGAAATTTGCTTGAAGTCATTCTAACATGTGGGGTCGATAGCCAGTTCATGTTCTGTGAAATTATTCGAATTTTGCATGAAGAGAACGTCGAGGTCATCAATGCCAATTCTTCAATGGTCGGAGATTTAGTGATTCATGTTGTGCACGGGGAggtatgttaaattattaataataagcttttcaataaaaaaataaaataaaactcaattagccctaaaatatgaagaaattttCAAGTGTTTTGATCTCTTTGCTGACTACTATTTTATGTAGGTTGAGCCATCTATCTATCAATTCGGAGCGACCAAAGTGAGTGAGAAGCTGAAATGGTTTATGAACGGATCCTTCAGTGATGTGGAAATGGAGCCTGAATTAATgtggaattttaaaattgatgctACTGAGCCGTGGGGGCTTCTAGATGATCTTACACTGGACAATGTCTTACCACCAAATACtttgtaaatataattaagaagaagcatatatatatatatatgtgcgcGCGCGCGCGTATTAATATCTAGATATTTGGCGATTTCAGGCTCTGATATATTGTAAGAATAAAGGTGCATAACTGCATATATAGCAGTATTGGACATATATAATTAGTTTCCCAACAAAATCGTATCCACGACATCCTTTTTTCCTCTGATTCAAActtctttattattatcaattgcTGTGATCAGCTTTTCAAAGTGCATTAACCTGTACTTAACTACTCAGTTCtcgtttgttttttctttggtttttaACTTCAATTGGTGCTATTTCAGAACAATCCCCCAAcctgaaaataatattaatatagctGCTAGGTCTCTCTTGCTAGCTAATATAGAGCTGCTATATATGTCCGTGGCATATAATGTCAATTATATCATCTCTATACATAACTATATATTCTCAAATCTTGAGCATCAAATTGTATACTTGAGGATATGAAacctataaaattatatattttttagtaaatctcagtcaataataaaaaaattgttaaaaaatatattgttagtgTTTCTCTATGCTCAAGTTATTACaatctctctatatataatcaCAAGTTATGTCATACATGCTAGAGTTTTGTCAAATTTGGACTTCCACTGGTTAATTTCACTTGTTAAGAAAACTGGTTAAGAAATCATATTTTAAGATTAtgattaaaagaatttaaaaaaaccttCTGTATTGGCAAGCAGTTGAGCTTTGCTCCCCAAACACAAATTAATTATGgctattcatatttatttatattttcccaTCAAGTGATATAAATCATTAATTGTGGACGAAGGAATTAAGAGAGGAAAATTCTCTATTCGTGATATGCGCACATATATAGTAGGTTATCAGCTTTTCATTTTCTGGTTATCGTTTTTGTCCTTATCAGTGTATCAAATGAGTGCACAATTAGTGGTTTATCAAGAATTATTTTGTACATAAATTGGAGTATATATCATTATAAGCTTACGTTAATATTTAACGATAATGATTTATAGATACCTCTAACAATATGATTAACTATTTGATATACTTCATTTGTttaccctttttcttttctgttataTGATTTCATTCACATTTCTATTCCTATtactctcttttctttctctatcTCCGTGTCTACATTCAAAGGGATGCCTATCATACATTTGTCCTGACATTCAATAATTTGTGGTTCACTTGAAAAGATGATCAAGCGTGTTATTGTTTGGTGGAAAAGAATTGAGGGGGGCAAGGATGGGGTATAGATTGTTTGTTTGGGTTGATTAAAATGAGAGGGACGTACAGGAAAGAATAATGTTAAGTGAAACCTACTTAaagaatacatatttttttctgcCAAAATGGTATGGGGTGAGGGAAGACGGGATGACTGATGAGCAATGCTAGATGTATAGTATTTCATAGCTAGTTGATAAAGTTAcgttgtttattaaaaaaagttaataaacttagttattaatattaaaattataatattttttataatttatctgTAATTTTATTGAGAAACTATTTATCTTCTTTAATCTTggatgagagagaaaaagagataatttaagatattttagtCAAAGAAGAGAGATAATCAAAGTGAAGCCGTGAAGCCTTATAATAATaagggacaaaaaaaaaattgttgaacatgattatgtttgataagatattttggttagttttttaattttttttatcagctataaaatttgtttgattattctgtAAACagaattattttaatagtttttaacatttttttcaaatattaattgaagtagtattttttaaaaacattaatttttagtctttaactttttatattttctttcattttgatcctctttatttatataatttcttagttacctttttttaaatcaatcagaatattattatttttctatcattttatattttttaactattttaaaaactcattttattgaatatttataatttgaaaatataatatttttagctTTCAACTCATTTTCCAGCTTCCAATGAATTTTAACAAACATaacttttcttataaatatgaacaaatgtagtatttttattttaaacatattttgatCTTGAATATAatcaaaagtattttattttattgtcttaaatataaataaatctcaatTATCTATTCCAAAGTACTCTTCATTTAATAAGACTCAATACTacattccaataaaagatagtttaaaagaaaagtatttatttttaattaaaaatgacccaATCTAAtaaatttcactaattttaataataagcataaaataatatttttttttatttacaatagaGACAGACAAAAATACTATTTCCAATTCTATATATAAGTAACATAGTATAAATCATTAAGACCAAAAAAAGTGTTAATCACATTTAATAttactataaatttaaattttattttaaaaatatccttaaatttaaatgttataagTAATAATCTCATTGTTAAAACTTAGtgtctaataaataaaattaataataaattaaagatatgaaaaatatttaactttaaataaatttagaaactaatcataaaaatactatttattacttatatatatatatatatatatatatatatatatatatatctatatatatatatatttatatataaagacaCTATTTTATAATGGTATCAAAATTGGAGCCTGTGGACCGTAACTGACTGTCATAATTTCACTAGTCTCTTTCACTAACTGACTTTGACATCAGAGTTTTTATAGGTACCGTAATTAATCAGAAACTCCCCTACAAATTCTAGCCACTGTAGCAAACACCTCCAACAGCCAGCCACAGTTACCAGTGTCttcataattattaaaaagacaTCGTAAAAGCAAATACGCACTCAAGCAACCAAGGAGTGACTTTTGAATTAGTCAAGAAGCTAGATCCATGGAGAGGGTCATGTTGGATCCAACCAgaactataaatattaaatgcaaTATGGTCATTGGTCACCCACGCATGTCCATGTAGATGTTGAAAAAGGTTTCACGGAATTGAAAATGTGCGGCAGCAATTTTTTGCATGCCTTCACATTACTTTTCAACCAATATAAATAGTGGCCTTAGGAAATGAAGGAATGCATGgagcaaaagcaaaaaaaacaaagcagcGCTTCTTGTGTGAAGTGATCGATCGATCAGACTTCCTGTGTAATTCAAAAATAACTACGCTATCTATAGTActtaattcaaaaataattttaccctACTACAATCATGTGCTTAACATGTGTTTGGATTACCATTGCCATAATGCAACTTACATTTTCAAAAGCAATTAAAGACATACTTTTATGGTGAAAGAACATTGGACTTCGTGCGACAACAAATTCACTTGTAAAACAAACATACACTTAATGTTTTAGGCTTTCTTTTTAGAcaagtgacttttttttttccttagttAGAGACCAACTAGGCctttttatttccttaaaaaataatgcATTTTTTCTAATCACATTTTTATGaggaaaattattattagaCATGCTGGTAGAGAATTTCTTAATtactataaatttattattgcgGAACATAGCATAACTCATATCCCCTCCCTTTTTAACTATTATTTCAATAATCAATCAACTATTCAGATTTTGCAACAGAGTGGGTAGAGAGGATACGAGTTAGGCTATGGACAAAGACTAGGATGCAAAAACAAAACTCATTGTATACACCATGCTTGAGTTTGCAAAAAATGTAGATAGGGTGTTGTAGATCGTTAATTagattaattgttaaaaaaggagatagttgagattttttttttgctttttttccctattcttttttcttttccctattTTCCCTTGATTCAATCTTCTCTCTCACCGGTGACTTTTCAACCCTCGTCCTTTTCTCCTTCGACAAGCTCTCCACCCTCTCCCCTGACGAACCCCTGCAACATCACCACAAATCATAGTGAAACCCACCATGTTGACACAGACGAATTAATGTCGTTGCAAACAACCATGGAGCCGCCAAAAGACAGCCATGACACCACTGCGCACAACCACAAACGAGGTTTGATACAACCATGCTCCCCTTCATCTAAACCAGATTTGCGAACAAATCCGTTGATTTACCCAAATCAGAAGTGACGAGTTTCTTGGTGGCACCATGGCATACGACAACCGAGGTTGTTGGCGAGAAGAGGAGCACGATAGATAGAGGTGTTTGTGGTAGTGGGGTCTTCGGATTGGAGCCGATGGATGAGTGATAACgactaaatatgagttattttaataataaaaatatattgaaaatgtctttaaaaatatttatttaacagttaTCTTTGGTTCAAataataagaattgatatttttgttatttatgattTGTAGGTATGAAAATGatggattaaaagagaaaaagattcaAAAATATGGATAAGAAAGATTTTCATCATGAGATCCAAGTCCACTCCAGCAACTATAAGAAGGGAGTCAAgtcaagaaggaaaaaaaaacaacccaCACACTCGGTTTATCCCTTAGGTGAACACGACAAAACCCATCTAGTAGGGCAAATTTTATCCATTCTTTTTTTCACCCCCTCTCATTGTAAAATCCTCATGGCCATGAGGGGCTAAACCTTTATTTAGGGTTTGACAGACCTAAAAGTCAAcgcgatgtatgatgtactcttcacta
Above is a window of Glycine soja cultivar W05 chromosome 12, ASM419377v2, whole genome shotgun sequence DNA encoding:
- the LOC114378197 gene encoding transcription factor bHLH162-like codes for the protein MGQQQQGSQPSPTKVERKIVEKNRRSQMKNLYSELNSLLPTRNPKEAMSLPDQIDEAINYIKSLETKVKLEQEKKERLKERKRTRGGCSSSSEAQGSLKSPNIQIHETGNLLEVILTCGVDSQFMFCEIIRILHEENVEVINANSSMVGDLVIHVVHGEVEPSIYQFGATKVSEKLKWFMNGSFSDVEMEPELMWNFKIDATEPWGLLDDLTLDNVLPPNTL